CAGCGCCTCCTTTTCGTACATGTCAAAAAGGCTGAACTGCATATTCACATCGGCCTGCTCAAAGTTGTACCGCGAGAACTCTACTTCATTGCGATGGTAGACATCGCCGTAGGTGACCCCGCGCGACCACTCCAGGTCATACACATTGTCCACCTGCTGAATGTACATGGCAATGCGCTCAATCCCATAGGTGATTTCGCCACTGACCGGCGACAGGTCGATGCCGCCACACTGCTGAAAATACGTGAACTGGGTGATCTCCATACCGTCCAGCCACACTTCCCAGCCGAGGCCCCAGGCGCCCAGGGTCGGAGATTCCCAGTCGTCCTCAACGAAACGTATATCGTGCTTCAATGGGTCGATACCAAAGGCCTTCAGGCTCTCAAGGTAGAGCTCCACGATATTATCGGGTGAAGGTTTAAGCAGAACCTGAAACTGATAGTAGTGCTGCAGGCGATTGGGGTTCTCGCCATACCGCCCATCGGTAGGGCGACGGGAAGGTTCAACATAGGCCACATTCCAGGGCTCCGGCCCCAAAGATCTCAGAAAGGTCGCCGGATTGAAGGTTCCTGCGCCCACCTCAATATCATAGGGCTGCACAACCAGGCAGCCTTGTTTGCTCCAATAATCCTGCAAAGCAAGTATGAGTTCCTGAAAAGTCAAAAGAGCCTCCTTGAAGTATAGGCAGAATTAAGCCATCAGGGCGCTGCAGCTGCCATGTCAAGCCATGACAGGGTTCGCAGCGTCCCGGTATGCATGCTGAAGTGGGAGAATATCTTGCGACACAGCGCTTCGGACACCGCTGAAGACGTGCTGTCAAAGGAGGAAAGTCCGCTCAGCAAGGCAGATTCCACCGGACTGAAGCAGATGCCCTCGGATGGCACAGCACACTGATCGCATTGCACTCCCAAATCAGTCACTATATAGGAAATCACTCCTCGCTGGCAATAACTGCATGCCGCAACCAGCTCCCCGGTACCGAGAAACTGCAGGAAGCGCCGATAGAAGACAGGCAGTCGATCCTGGAAGCTCGGCGAATGCCCAAGCACCTCCCAGGCCGGCTCAAAGAGTTCGCTGATATCAGCATCGCGGCCAAGTTTATTGAGAAATTCACAGAGGGCCTGCCCAT
This portion of the Desulfurispirillum indicum S5 genome encodes:
- the glyQ gene encoding glycine--tRNA ligase subunit alpha; the encoded protein is MTFQELILALQDYWSKQGCLVVQPYDIEVGAGTFNPATFLRSLGPEPWNVAYVEPSRRPTDGRYGENPNRLQHYYQFQVLLKPSPDNIVELYLESLKAFGIDPLKHDIRFVEDDWESPTLGAWGLGWEVWLDGMEITQFTYFQQCGGIDLSPVSGEITYGIERIAMYIQQVDNVYDLEWSRGVTYGDVYHRNEVEFSRYNFEQADVNMQFSLFDMYEKEALRLMDAQLVLPAYDYTLKCSHAFNMLDARGAISVTERTSYIARVRHLAKLCAEGYVKLRADLGYPLCKEGKFS